The DNA sequence GCCAAAGTAGCGGATGAAGTTACAGTCTGTGTAGATCCGTAAGGCTGGCCGTATACGAAGGTATTGGTCAAAGAGTAAGGATCGGTGTCGTTACCTACAGATGCACCGCTCAAGCGTAGCTTCAAGAACGTGATCTGAGCAGGAAGATCGACCATCTCGGATACTACCGCAGACAAAGAAGCAGCTCCGTAGAGGTAGGAGTTGTTGTCGGCAGGAAGCGTGGAAGACCAGTCGTTACGTACGGACAAGTCCAAGTACAAAGCGTCGTTCAAGGACATTTGGGCCAAACCATACACAGAGTTGATCTGCTTGCGCTGGTTGAATTGTCCGATGACCAAAGGAATGCGGCTGTTCTCGAAGTTGTAGATACCCGGTACGATCAACTCACCCGCTTGAGTGAATTTGTAGTTGACTTCCTGATCCATGCGGTTGGCACCGATAGAAGCAGTCAATCCGAAGTTGTCGCCGAATCTGTTGTCATAAGTCAACAAGAAGTCTGTGTTCATCTCGCGGAAGTCTACTTCGTCCTCACGGTAAGCACCGTTGCGGAATCGCTGCGTAGAGAATGCACGGCGAGAATCACGTACGTCGTTGTAGGCATCCATTCCGGAGCGTACAGTCAACTTCAACTCAGGCAGGAATTCGTAGGAAACAGACAGGTTACCCAATACGCGGTTTTTGTCGAACCCATTGGTGTTCTCGATCATCGCGAAGTATGGGTTGTCATGCCAAGCGTAGTTGTAGTTGAACTGCTGTACGTTCTCCTGACCTGCTTGCCAGTAATCTTCCAAGTTCTCGGTGTTCACCTGACGACCATACCATGTAAAGATGTACATCGGGTTTTCAGAACCATATCCTGTACCTGGGCGGTGGTTGGAAGCGGAGTTGATGTAGTTGATGTAGGCGCGCGTGCTCAACTTGTCGTTCAACTCGTATCCAGCGCTCAAGGAGATGCTGTTTCTATGCAAATCGCTATTTGGGATGATGCCTTGGTTTTCCAAGTTGGTGTAGGAAAGGCGTACATCCCCTGCTTCGTTTGCTCCGGAGAGGGCAACGTTGTTGATCAAAGTAAGACCGGTTTCGAAGAAGTCCCTTACGTTGTCAGGACGCGCTACCCAAGGAGTAGCCGTGATATCGGTCTGAGGAAGGGAGGTGTTTTGCATGTCACCACCACGAGCGATGATATCACCCGCGCGGACTACGTTTCCAGCCAAGTCTTGAGAAGGAGAGTCGAACTGGTTGATGTTCTGTCCATCCATTTTGGGTCCCCAAGAGATGTCTTCCCCATCTTCAACTCCCCCATACAATCCATTGGCGAAAGAGAAGTTTCCATTAGATCCCTGACCGTAGTCATTTTGGTACTGAGGAATGCGCAAAGGTGTCTCGAAAGTCACGGAAGAGTTGATGCTCACACCGATTCCTTTGGTTCCTTTTCCGTTTTTGGTAGTGATGACCAATACGCCGTTTGCACCACGAGAACCGTAAAGTGCAGTTGCTGCTGGGCCTTTCAATACAGAAACAGAAGCGATGTCGTCGCTGCTCAATTCACCCAAACCATTACCGTAGTCCACTTCCTGAAACTGGGAACCTCCGTCGTTACGAGTTTGGTTGGCTACGATCTGGTTGTGAATCGGTACCCCGTCCACGACGATCAAAGGCTGTACATTGTCGGTGAAGGAAGACTCACCACGGATGACGATCCGAGAGGAAGATCCAGTTCCGGAGGAACCGTTGTTGATCTGTACCCCTGCGATACGTCCAGAAAGCGCATTCAAAACATTGGTTTCACGGGCAGTAGTGAACATATCACTGTTCACTTCGGTCACTGCGTATCCCAATGCTTTTTTGTCGCGCTTGATGCCCAATGCAGTGATGACGACTTCATCAGTGGCAGTCGCTTCAGCTTCCAGGGAGATGGTGATTTTGTTCACCCCTTCAATGGAAACGGTTTGCCGAGTATAACCCAAGTAGGAGACAGTCAGTTCGTTGGACCCATCAGGGGCGTTGAGTGAGAATGCTCCTTCGTTATCGGTGATCGCACCGGCAGTGGTTCCAGAAACCAAGACATTTGCGCCGATCAACGGCTCATTGTTGGCGGCATCCACGACTTTCCCGGTAATTGCGCGGGATTGTGCCTGTAGACCTGCAACGTTCATCAGGACAGCCAACAGGAACATGGTTCCCTTTGCTGCCATCCATCCCATGCGTGATGGTTTTTTCATAACTTAGCAGAGATTTGTGTGATATTCCAAAAATGACACAAAGCATCCCTGCCCCTATCTATCGAGAATGGCCGTTCTCACAGACTGGGCGCAGTGTACTTCGAGTTCCGGGATTGGTGCCTCAATCCCGGTTTTGCGTTTAGTTGGACATCTGATGATTTCGGACCATCCGGACGTCCAGCGCAAATATGATCACCGATCTCGCTGAAGCCACAAAGAGTAAAATAAGTTTCTGTTAAGGTTGGGTTAAGGCCTTTATTCAAAAATCGAATAATTCAAATTCAATTCACTGCATAACAAACAGATACATTCGTTTACAAAAATTTATTTCAGAAAAATGTCGAATCGAGGCAACTCCAAAAAGTTTACAAATAGTAAAAATTCAAACTTTCTAGCCGACCTATCACGCAAAACCAATAGGTAAATTCTTCCTAGATCGGCAGACCTGTCATCTAGGGGTTGGAGACATCTACCACACGAATACGCATTCATCTTCCCTCGGAATCAAGGAGTTATTCCCAGCCCCAAATCCCAAAGCATTCTTTGAGCGTATGGGCAAGCATCTCGACGCTGCCTCTCGGTCCATGAAGGGCATTCATACTCATCCTCAAATTTGATCGTTTAGGAGGATGTTGGGGGTAAATATCCGTGTGGTTGTCTACTTTTAGACAATCTTGAATCGGAGAATACTCGAGATTTGGATTTATTGTAAGCTAGGTTTTCAGGTTATGAGTAGAATATTTTCATACGTATCCACCTTCACAGTCATGTTGTTCATGGCTACCGCAGTCTCGGCACAGGGCATGGAATTCTTCCATGGCTCGCTTGAGGAAGCCCAAGCCAAGGCCAAAGAAGAAGGAAAATTGGTGTTTGTAGATGCCTACGCCACATGGTGCGGTCCTTGCAAGCAAATGGCCAAGGAAGTATTCCCAGAGACATCAGTCGGGGATTACTACAATGAGCACTACATCTGTCTCAAGCTGGATGTGGATCAGGCCGAGGGTGCTGCATTCGCCAAAAAATACGGCATAAAATTCATCCCCAACTTCTTCTACCTCGACGCATCGGGGGAAGTCCTGCTAGAAAAGTCGGGATACTATCGCCCTTCAGATTTTGTCAAGCTCGGCGAAAAAGCACGCAAAAAGGCCTAACCTCAGCGTTGCACAACCATTCACCCAACGGCTGTTCCACCTCGTGTGAGACAGCCGTTTTTGTATGAATTCAGCTGTAGCCGCGTTCACGATTTTCATCATGTTCACGGATCGTGTACAAATGAAAATGTGTGAACAAAATGCATTTCACTCGAACCCCACCCACACTAATCAGACAAACTGATTCATCATGTCGAATAATATGTAGGGACATTCATTTCTAAACACACCCATTACTAGATCACTCTCGATACCATTCATTTATCGCGGTGTTTGAAAAGCGCCAATCATCATCCTAAGAATATGGAATACACATTGAAAGCCTCCATCCGGACATTTATGGGGATAATCATCTCCAGCTTGGGATTTTTTTCACCTAACCTCCTTCAAGCCCAAACGGACTGGATAGCATCGGACACGCTTGTCTTGAAGGATCCTATGCCCAATCTTCCCCTCGATCAGCGAAGCAATATGATCCAGCCGGTCTCTTCAGGAATCGTCTACCACGTGGGTTCCAAAATGGCCTATTTCGAATCCGAACAAGCAGACCCCATCGTCATGGATCTGTCACCCGGAAAACGAACACAACAATTCAATATCTCCAATGTGGAGCGAATTGGGCAGGAAATCTTCTGTCAAGGAAGTGCGTGGTATGGAATCTACGACCTCGAATCCGAGCAAATCACCCAATCCTTCTGGGAGATCGTGAATGGACCTTACCTGCTCAATCTCCAATGGAGTTTTGCGCCGATTACATACCGCCAGCTCGGGACAGATACTCTGGATCTGTATGTCAGCTTGTACGCCAAGAAACGGAAGAAATACGCCAAAGAAGGGCTGTATACCCCCGGACATCTCCAAGACCTAAAAACAAACACCGCTAGAATTCAGCGAGTCAGAATGGTCCGAAAATCCGGCAAATGGAAGCGCACCGAGTATCAGGATTTTGGTTCACACAAGGGAGATCGGATGTTCGAAGTCGCAAATTTCAACAACCACTACAACCATCTGATTTCCTGTGGCGATGGCATGTTGTTTTCGGGATCCTACACGCATGACATCTGGGAATATGATTTTGAGGGGAACATGGTTCAGCAGATTTCCGCGCAAGGAGCAGCTATGCCCGAGGAGTTCATGGCGACGATGAAGGCGCTCAATGAAACGGAGATGAATCATTTCTTCGAAAACTCCGGGACCTATAACGCACCTAAATATGTGCCCAATACCAGCTGGATGTTGCGGACCTACCGAACTCCCCCAACAGATGGGAAACGACAGTATTTCCTTCAAATAATCCATCAGGAGACACACGAAATCTTTGAGATTCCTATCCAGGAAGGCTTCGCTGTCCGGGCGATTTATCAAGGAAAAATGATCCTGAGCGAAACGCCCATTCAGGAAAATGGCTATCTGAAGTTTCCGCTATACGACATCCCAACCCCCAAGTAGCCCCAACAAACAGATGTCGAGTGCGCAGCAAGTTCAGTAGGATCAAACCAACCGCTCCTTCAGTGCCTTGATGACGGCTTCGGATTTAGAGTTCACCTGGAGCTTGCGGTAGATGTTTTTGAGGTGATGGCGCACCGTATCTTCGGAAATGAAGAGCGCATCTGCGATCATCTTGTAGCTTTTGCCTTGGCAGAGTTGCTCCAGCACTTCCCGCTCACGAGGAGTCAAAGGAGGTTTGGGCTTCCGGAAACTATTGAAGCTCCCTACCACCATCCGAGCGACATTGGTACTCATCGGCGCACCTCCAGCCCGCACCTCCCGAATGGCTTCAAGGAGTCGTTCGGGAGAAGTGTTTTTGGTGAGATAGCCACATGCCCCGGCTTGGAGCGCCTTGAATACATGGTCGTCATCACTGTGAACCGTCAGCATCAGCACATCTACATCAGGACGCTGAGATTTGATGAGTTGAACGCATTCAATTCCGGAGATCCCGGGCATCTGAATATCCATGAGAATCACGTCGGGAGTGTCAGTCAAAATGCCTTTCACGCCCGTCTCGCCGTCCGCATAGGTCCCCAACACAAAGCAATCTGGAGCTTGGTTGACGATAATCGCCAACCCTTCCCGAATGTCTTTGACATCCTCTACAATGGATACTGAAATCATGTCTTTTACCGTCATGTCTGCTGGGTTGAGGAATTAAGATTCGATGGGAACGGTTAACGTTACAGAAGTGCCTTGAGGTCGCGGATCAATGTGCAGCTCTCCGCCAATTCGGTCAGCACGCACTTGAAGATTGAGCATGCCATGTCCTCCTTTGGCGGTCTCCAAATCGAAGCCACAACCATCATCTTCGAAAGTGATGGTCAGTCGATCATTGGCCAAAGCTGCCGATAGTACCGTATGTTGAGCTCCACTGTGCTTGAGAGAATTATTCATCACCTCCTTGAAAATCAAAGCAATGTGCCGTTTCTGATCCATCGTCAATGGATACTGGCGCATAAATTCACGCAAGCCCTCTGCCCGGAAAACAATGCCCGTTTTGTCAAATAGCTCGTCCCCAAAATCCTTGAGGAGAATGACCAGATCGTGTACGGAATCCTTGTCAGGATCAAGCACCCAGAGGAGGTCTTTCATGGAATAGTACAGGCTATTGGCAGTTTTGATGATCTTGTCGAGGTGTGGAGAATCCTTGAGCTGTGTGGGCTCCAGCTGTCCCTTGACGATCTCTCCGAATAGGGAAATGATCGTGAGCTTGTGGCCCAATTCGTCGTGGAAATCTGCCGCTGTGCTCTTCCGAACTCGCTCAAGCTCCTCGGCGCGGCGCAGTTGGTTGCGCAATCGCAAAGCATGAACGCCCCAAAACGCCAACCCCAGCCCAATGGCAACTAGCAGCCAGAAGGGCCAAGTCATCCAAAAGGGAGGCAGGATCGTGATGTAAACTCGGTCAGGCGCATCACTCCACAAGCCATCCTCGTTGGCGGCATTGACTTCGAGCATGTATTCTCCAGGCGGCAAGGATTGCAACAGTGCGGCCCTATGCTGATCGATCTCGGTCCATGCGGGCAGCGTATCGGCTTTGGCCTTGATGAGGCGATAGGCATAGGAAGTTTCATTCGGAGCGGCATAGTTGAGCCCCGTGAACACGAATTTCATGGGCTTGTGATCCGCTGGAAATTCGAAATAGGTATCCTTGCCATCCAGTAGATCCACTGGTTCTTCGCCTTCGATCCAAAGCTTGACAAACCAAACTTGCGGGGTCATTTCCGCTGCTTGAATCTCGGCAGGCCTAAAGACATTGTAGCCATCCAATCCCCCAAAGTACATGCGTCCATCAGCCGTTTGAAAATACGCAAGCTGGTTGTATTCGTAGCCCTGAAGCCCATCCTCCACCGTGTAGTTGGTGAAAGTCTCTGTAGCCAAATCCATCCGGTCGATCCCACGATTGGTACCCATCCAAAGGGTATGTGTCGCAGAATCCGACAAGACGGCATACACGGTACTGTTGCCCATTCCATGCTCGGTGGTGAATGCCTGAAATGTCCAAGGCTTGTCTTCATGCTCCTCCACTTTGAGGAGGCCGTTCATGGAAGCTACCCAAATCTGACCAGTGCGATCTTCCACGACATTGCCCAGATAGCCGGAGCGAAGCGATTGGGGATTGTCCGGCTCATGAACATAGTGAGTCATATCAGCCGTCGAGAACTCCTTCCAAGGATCATCTCGGGCTTCCATCACAGAAAGTCCATAGACCGTGGAAATCCACAATCTCCCCTTGGAATCAAGGAAAAGACCCGTGGTCAAGGCCATGCCATCCAATGCGCTTCGAAGGGAATCGGAGAATTGACTGGTCGTGGGGTTGTAGCAAAGGACGCCTTTGGAAGTCCCGAGGTAAATCAATCCATCTGGAGCGGCAAGCAGGCTGAAGAGGTTAAACTTGCCCAGAGATTTGGGGAGTGGAATTTGACGGGCATACCGGTCTGGAGTTCCCTCAGGGATCAATTCGTAAAACCCATAGGAAGAAACCTGCCATATCCGGCCATCTGCGCCCAATCCCATCTGAAGCGGCAATGAGCCGACCATTCCCGCGTTCTTTCCCACAGGCAAAAAGGTGCGATTGTCACCTGAAATTTTCATCGTACCCATCTCCCCGACAATCCAACGATCGCCATTGGGAAGCTCGACCATATTGCGCACAAATTGACTTTCCATCTCGGGATCATCAAGCGGATCATGCTCAAAGGGCTTGCGATTGGGGTGGAGATAGACGACTCCGTGCATAGCAGTTCCCACCCACAAGTGATCGGGATTCAGATCGTCCTCCATGATGGCCCAATTCCACATATCGGGGAATCCTTCCTCGATATCCCGAAAAAAGGGTTCGACCGACTGAGCGTAAGTTTGGTTGTCGAAATGGAAAGGTACGTGATAGGTTCCTCGATCTTGCGTCATGAAGAGCATGGTCCCGTTGGAGAGGCGTGTCATGCGGGAGGGCCAAATGTCCTCCAATCCCGCAGGATGGTCTTCCCAAATGGTCCAATTCTGATCGCCTCGACGTAGGATCATCCATCCTTGGCTGGTGCTGAGGATAAGATTGCGATGCATGTCCTCAGCCATGCGATATACCGAGGTGCGTTTTCTGGAGTCGGTGCTTGGCCAAGGCAGTTCCATCTGACGAAAGGTCGGGGCATCATCGGCGAGATGATCTAGGCGATAAACGCCACCTTGTGCCAATGCCCAGATCTGCTGATCACTGTCTACAAACAATTGTCCTACCTGACCGGGTTGCTGTCCCTTGTAATTCCAAGGGTCATATTCCTCCTCAGAGACGAGGAAACGCTCGATCTGACACAACTCGGTGCCAGCATTCAAGTGATCGCGAATCAGGTAAATCCCGTTGGAGGTTCCTACCCAGACTCCTCCTTCCGGGCCTTGGATGAGGGTATTGATGAAGGGATTGCCGATCTGATGAGCTTCTGGTCCCGTTTCAATTCTGATGACTTCTCCTGTCTGCGGATAGAGAATATTCAATCCCGCACGGGCGGTTCCGACCCAGACGCGGCCATCCTTGGTGCAAAGGATGCGGGAGATCCGGTTGCCGGAGAGGGAGTTGGTGTCGAAGGGTTCATTCAGGTAGGTGGTGAATTGGTAGCCATCGAATCGGTTGAGGCCATCCTGAGTCCCTACCCAGAGCATCCCGTAGGCATCTTGGCACAGGTCGGTGATGGAGCTTTGGGAAAGCCCCCTTTCCATGCCATAGGCATCGATCACATACGATTGAGCCAACCCACAAGCAGGAAATAGGCAGAGCAGCATCAGCCACCCGACGATCCTTC is a window from the Pontibacter sp. G13 genome containing:
- a CDS encoding SusC/RagA family TonB-linked outer membrane protein, which encodes MKKPSRMGWMAAKGTMFLLAVLMNVAGLQAQSRAITGKVVDAANNEPLIGANVLVSGTTAGAITDNEGAFSLNAPDGSNELTVSYLGYTRQTVSIEGVNKITISLEAEATATDEVVITALGIKRDKKALGYAVTEVNSDMFTTARETNVLNALSGRIAGVQINNGSSGTGSSSRIVIRGESSFTDNVQPLIVVDGVPIHNQIVANQTRNDGGSQFQEVDYGNGLGELSSDDIASVSVLKGPAATALYGSRGANGVLVITTKNGKGTKGIGVSINSSVTFETPLRIPQYQNDYGQGSNGNFSFANGLYGGVEDGEDISWGPKMDGQNINQFDSPSQDLAGNVVRAGDIIARGGDMQNTSLPQTDITATPWVARPDNVRDFFETGLTLINNVALSGANEAGDVRLSYTNLENQGIIPNSDLHRNSISLSAGYELNDKLSTRAYINYINSASNHRPGTGYGSENPMYIFTWYGRQVNTENLEDYWQAGQENVQQFNYNYAWHDNPYFAMIENTNGFDKNRVLGNLSVSYEFLPELKLTVRSGMDAYNDVRDSRRAFSTQRFRNGAYREDEVDFREMNTDFLLTYDNRFGDNFGLTASIGANRMDQEVNYKFTQAGELIVPGIYNFENSRIPLVIGQFNQRKQINSVYGLAQMSLNDALYLDLSVRNDWSSTLPADNNSYLYGAASLSAVVSEMVDLPAQITFLKLRLSGASVGNDTDPYSLTNTFVYGQPYGSTQTVTSSATLANADISPERVNSIEGGLDFRMFNNRVRLDVAGYGSVSNNQIISLPTSTTSGYSGRVVNGAQISTRGIEASLGLTLAKTSDFQWDVNANFSRNVSKVSGLDELGVDQYVINFGRVYSRSDRSVYIIATEDGKIGDMYGTGLMEIDGKAVYNEDGIPVKDPNLRYLGNYNPDFIVGFENNFNFKGINVGFLLDWRQGGTIVSRTLSIASTSGNLEHTVYGREEGVVGGSPEMVAHFQDEYGISMLEGVNESGEANGVAAPAQTWYNRYFDRDNEANHLYDASYLKLREVRVGYTLPQSVSDKLNFEQIRVSFIGKNLFVLTQNNHFDPELNSMQGSRFVQGIEDMSYPSARSFGLNLSLQL
- a CDS encoding two-component regulator propeller domain-containing protein is translated as MNCRDVFCRSFHAFKSSVGRIVGWLMLLCLFPACGLAQSYVIDAYGMERGLSQSSITDLCQDAYGMLWVGTQDGLNRFDGYQFTTYLNEPFDTNSLSGNRISRILCTKDGRVWVGTARAGLNILYPQTGEVIRIETGPEAHQIGNPFINTLIQGPEGGVWVGTSNGIYLIRDHLNAGTELCQIERFLVSEEEYDPWNYKGQQPGQVGQLFVDSDQQIWALAQGGVYRLDHLADDAPTFRQMELPWPSTDSRKRTSVYRMAEDMHRNLILSTSQGWMILRRGDQNWTIWEDHPAGLEDIWPSRMTRLSNGTMLFMTQDRGTYHVPFHFDNQTYAQSVEPFFRDIEEGFPDMWNWAIMEDDLNPDHLWVGTAMHGVVYLHPNRKPFEHDPLDDPEMESQFVRNMVELPNGDRWIVGEMGTMKISGDNRTFLPVGKNAGMVGSLPLQMGLGADGRIWQVSSYGFYELIPEGTPDRYARQIPLPKSLGKFNLFSLLAAPDGLIYLGTSKGVLCYNPTTSQFSDSLRSALDGMALTTGLFLDSKGRLWISTVYGLSVMEARDDPWKEFSTADMTHYVHEPDNPQSLRSGYLGNVVEDRTGQIWVASMNGLLKVEEHEDKPWTFQAFTTEHGMGNSTVYAVLSDSATHTLWMGTNRGIDRMDLATETFTNYTVEDGLQGYEYNQLAYFQTADGRMYFGGLDGYNVFRPAEIQAAEMTPQVWFVKLWIEGEEPVDLLDGKDTYFEFPADHKPMKFVFTGLNYAAPNETSYAYRLIKAKADTLPAWTEIDQHRAALLQSLPPGEYMLEVNAANEDGLWSDAPDRVYITILPPFWMTWPFWLLVAIGLGLAFWGVHALRLRNQLRRAEELERVRKSTAADFHDELGHKLTIISLFGEIVKGQLEPTQLKDSPHLDKIIKTANSLYYSMKDLLWVLDPDKDSVHDLVILLKDFGDELFDKTGIVFRAEGLREFMRQYPLTMDQKRHIALIFKEVMNNSLKHSGAQHTVLSAALANDRLTITFEDDGCGFDLETAKGGHGMLNLQVRADRIGGELHIDPRPQGTSVTLTVPIES
- a CDS encoding thioredoxin family protein → MSRIFSYVSTFTVMLFMATAVSAQGMEFFHGSLEEAQAKAKEEGKLVFVDAYATWCGPCKQMAKEVFPETSVGDYYNEHYICLKLDVDQAEGAAFAKKYGIKFIPNFFYLDASGEVLLEKSGYYRPSDFVKLGEKARKKA
- a CDS encoding response regulator transcription factor; the protein is MTVKDMISVSIVEDVKDIREGLAIIVNQAPDCFVLGTYADGETGVKGILTDTPDVILMDIQMPGISGIECVQLIKSQRPDVDVLMLTVHSDDDHVFKALQAGACGYLTKNTSPERLLEAIREVRAGGAPMSTNVARMVVGSFNSFRKPKPPLTPREREVLEQLCQGKSYKMIADALFISEDTVRHHLKNIYRKLQVNSKSEAVIKALKERLV